Proteins encoded within one genomic window of Perognathus longimembris pacificus isolate PPM17 chromosome 28, ASM2315922v1, whole genome shotgun sequence:
- the LOC125344173 gene encoding uncharacterized protein LOC125344173: MGSYLSSYLSPSKDAAQPQASKTCSRKPRRTPRSTLMATFQGTYLGKYLSSYLRTRKAVLQPSAQKHNSVRLSAARRGELISNYLDRCLSTYLATRKTTMRPFIQKYHSLRPKRLCRNAVMNSSIGIYLDKCLSTYLATRKATVQRFVQKHHAGRPGNTQRYAGLRVRTPSVPPDPDPNGVQGAIATPAPSRFPRKLSLWLPVRPDYPGGEYNHYLKHRIWSPQVLSPGPEPDERPDACPSVSHQPSTPQGEAECLFQGEPVQQGQRKFNNPPWFEVLHPKRSGQSPAPRPSAFTPVIRKGVAQPFRPRPGPLNRNVDATEMMERERCSFPSACPACCPTCSGLGFIASTGESQASPELPANHQPS, encoded by the coding sequence ATGGGTAGCTACCTGAGCAGTTATCTGAGCCCAAGTAAGGACGCTGCACAGCCCCAGGCTTCTAAGACCTGCTCTCGGAAGCCTAGGCGCACCCCTCGCAGCACTTTGATGGCCACATTCCAGGGCACCTACCTAGGCAAGTACCTAAGCAGCTACTTGCGCACGCGCAAGGCTGTGCTGCAGCCCTCGGCCCAGAAGCACAACTCTGTGAGGCTCAGCGCCGCCCGGCGTGGTGAGCTCATCAGCAACTACCTGGACCGGTGCCTGAGCACCTACCTAGCTACACGCAAGACCACAATGCGGCCCTTCATCCAGAAGTACCACTCTCTGCGGCCTAAGCGCCTATGTCGCAATGCAGTCATGAATAGCTCTATAGGCATTTACCTGGACAAGTGCCTGAGCACCTACCTGGCTACACGCAAGGCCACCGTGCAGCGCTTTGTCCAGAAGCACCACGCCGGGAGGCCCGGGAATACTCAACGGTACGCAGGTCTCAGGGTGCGTACTCCAAGTGTGCCACCTGACCCTGACCCCAACGGAGTCCAGGGCGCGATTGCCACTCCGGCTCCAAGCCGTTTTCCTCGCAAGCTGTCTCTCTGGCTCCCAGTGAGGCCCGATTATCCTGGTGGCGAATACAACCATTACCTGAAGCACAGGATTTGGTCTCCTCAAGTTCTTTCACCAGGCCCAGAGCCCGATGAGAGGCCAGATGCGTGTCCTAGTGTGTCACACCAGCCATCCACCCCACAAGGAGAGGCTGAATGCCTGTTCCAAGGAGAGCCAGTGCAACAGGGCCAAAGGAAGTTCAACAACCCTCCTTGGTTTGAGGTTCTGCACCCCAAGAGAAGTGGGCAGAGTCCTGCACCTCGACCATCTGCCTTCACACCTGTCATCAGAAAAGGAGTGGCCCAACCCTTTAGGCCCAGGCCAGGGCCACTGAATAGAAATGTCGATGCCACCGAGATGATGGAGAGAGAGCGCTGCAGTTTTCCCTCAGCCTGCCCAGCCTGCTGCCCAACCTGCTCAGGACTGGGTTTCATAGCCTCAACTGGAGAATCGCAAGCAAGTCCTGAGCTGCCTGCCAACCACCAACCCTCCTGA